The window GTtgaaatgttttcttcatttttctacAAGGTTAAGTGTAGCAAATTCATGCATATGTTGAGAATAGTATTGTTCTGTCTGAGTTtggttttatttcttttgccatttttgtttgtttctacTGTctgggagtactatatttagcAAGTCTATATTGCAATTGGAGTTTTGTGTTTTTTCAAGTGTCTGtgtttcttttagtttttccATCCTGAAATCCGTCGGAACCAGGTCCTCCTGCAAGTGAGACTACTGGTGTAAGTCGTGCAAACTTGATTTTCTATCATATTTCTAatgaattatttcatttgtttttctctGCAGGCATCGTTAGTTAATATTATAGTTGGTTCTCATGTATGGGTTGAGGATCCGGCGTTGGCTTGGATTGATGGAGAAGTAATACGGATAGATGGCCAAGATGTTCATGTTCAAACTACAAACGGGAAAAAGGTAATTACTGAATAGGTTTTCGTGTCCAACATGGATGTATATTGAGCATGTAGTACTGAAATTTTACATTAGAGTTGATGCTTCTTATATTCGTATCATCCTAGGTCATCTCTGCTCTTCGCCTAAggtaatatttaaatgatcTTTTCATTTGGTAGTTTAATATCTTTAGGCTCCAACTTGCAGGTTGTTGCAAATATCGCAAAAGTGTTTCCCAAGGACACAGAAGCACCTCCTGGAGGTGAGGATGACATGACTAAGCTTTCGTATTTGCACGAGCCTGGTGTCCTGCAAAACCTAGCTACTAGATATGAACTTAATGAAATCTATGTAAGCTTTCTGATTTTTTCTCAgttatataactatataaatgtTAGATTCTAAGTTTTAATGTGTTCTTTCtcagacatatacgggaaataTTCTGATCGCAATAAACCCTTTCCAAAGATTGCCTCATCTATATGATACTCACATGATGGAGCAATACAAAGGGGCTGCACTTGGCGAGCTTAGTCCTCATGTGTTTGCCATAGGTGATGTTGCTTACAGGTAATATTCTGGAATGCAGCATATGTTTATTTGCATGAGGTTTGCTGTTGGAAGACGTGGTGAAGATAATTTTTGGAGTGATGGAAAGCATTATCCCCTGGTTGCTTATTAGTTTCTGCAATCAGGGCAATGGTCAATGAGGGGAAGAGCAACTCAATTCTGGTTAGTGGAGAAAGTGGTGCCGGTAAAACcgaaacaacaaaaatgctTATGCGGTATCTTGCTCATTTGGGTGGTCGATCTGGAGTAGAAGGACGGACTGTTGAACAACAAGTTTTAGAAGTAAGATTATGTTAAGTTGATGTGGCCTGCATTTTGCTTCTCttctgaaaaaaataatctcaccaACAAATCAAATGATGCCAATACTTATATCTGAGTTGTTGGTTGACAGTCAAATCCAGTTCTTGAAGCATTTGGAAATGCTAAAACTGTCAGGAACAATAATTCCAGGTGAGTTATAATTGAAACTTCTTTACCTGAAACTAATTGGCGCTTCTTTCTTAGATCAATACATGCCATTTTGTTTTGAATGCTTCACATTTGACAGCTTTTCTATTGTGCAGTCGTTTCGGtaaatttgttgaaattcaatttgataaaaatggGAGAATATCTGGAGCAGCCATTAGAACTTACTTGCTGGAGAGATCCCGTGTTTGCCAAATATCAGACCCTGAAAGAAACTATCATTGCTTTTACCTTCTCTGTGCAGCACCTCCCGAGGTATTGTagttttatttgtagtttctGTAAAGATTTTGTATGGAACCTGTGTCTGGGATTGCTTCAGTGACCTATCGAGTAATGTCTGTCTTCAGGAAAGGGAGAAATATAAGCTCGAAAGCCCAGAAACTTATCATTATCTCAACCAGTCCAAATGTTATAAACTTGATGGAGTAAATGATACGGAAGAATATCTCGCAACCAGAAGGGCTATGGATATAGTCGGAATCAGTGAGGAAGAGCAGGTTGTTCTTTCCAGAGATGCTACTGCCGGGTTAAATTCTGTGCTATCATTTTCCCTGTATTTTCTAAACATATGATTGTATTTCAGGATGCAATATTTAAAGTGGTTGCTGCGATTCTTCATCTTGGCAATATTGAATTTGCTAAGGGGAAAGAGATTGATTCTTCAGTCATCAAGGATGAGAAGTCGAGGTTTCATCTGAATATGACTGCTGAATTGCTCAAGTAGGATCATTGTCCTTATTTTACCTTTTAACTTTGTCATTGAGGTGGATGTACAAGGAACAATAACGAGTTCAATTTCATAGATGTGATGTCAAGAACTTGGAAGATGCTCTGATTAAGCGTGTGATGGTAACACCCGAGGAAATTATCACAAGGACTCTTGATCCAGAAGCTGCGTTGGGTAGCAGGGATGCTCTCGCAAAGACTATATATTCTCGGCTATTTGACTGGTAAGGGTACACTGCCATCTAACTTGTACGAATGAACATATCATCGTGttatttaaaatagtaatactTGTTGTTCCATTTTGAACTCATATAGTTTCTCATTCCCAGGATAGTGGAAAAGATAAATACATCCATTGGTCAGGATCCACACTCGAAAGCAATAATTGGAGTTCTTGACATATATGGTTTCGAGAGTTTTAAGCACAACAGGCAAGCTTTTCTCTAGAAACTCATTTGCATATTACAGTGAAGATATATTGGGTTTCTTCTGACACTTGCATGAATCACAGTTTTGAGCAGTTCTGCATCAATTTCACCAACGAGAAACTGCAGCAACATTTTAACCAGGTGATTCCTGTTGTTATGAACTCCTACTACTTGTGCGTTTTGTGCAATATTTTCAACTGCTAATGgaagattttttattattgtttcaGCATGTTTTCAAGATGGAACAAGAAGATTATGAAAAAGAGGAGATAGACTGGAGCTACATAGAGTTCGTTGATAACCAAGATGTCCTCGATCTGATTGAGAAGGTCTGATGCTATAATGGATTACTTTTTATCATCTGTACCTTTTCTCTTACtgtattctttaatttttgttttcatattaTGACTTTAATTACAAACTATTTTTCTGCAGAAACCAGGGGGAATAATTGCACTGCTAGATGAAGCTTGGTATCTCTTCCTATATTTGCTTTTTCCTTAAGAGGAtctcttcaaattttcttatttgcaatacttgattgatttttaattatttttaagatgGTTGAGTTTTATGTTGTCTTTCTATTGTTTATGAAACCATAACTGTAAATGCACATACTTTTTTTCGCTATCAATTGCTTATGGCTACACATTTAATGCTAACAATAACTTCAATGGCAGTATGTTTCCAAAGTCCACCCACGAGACATTTGCCCAGAAATTGTATCAGACCTTCGCAAAAAACCAGCGTTTCATCAAGCCCAAGCTTTCACGTACAAGTTTCACAATATCTCACTATGCTGGGGAGGTAATTGGATGCAATATTAATTCCTTTTTGCCAAGAGAAACCAGGGGCTGAATGCAGTTAATTATAGATATAagttaaaaatgtaaaacCATGACCTGTTCTCGCAGGTGACGTATATGGCAGATCTGTTCCTGGATAAGAACAAAGATTATGTTGTTGCAGAACATCAAGATTTGTTAACAGCCTCAAAGTGCACTTTTGTTGCTGGTTTATTTCCTGCTCTTCCTGAAGAATCATCTAAATCATCGAAATTTTCTTCCATAGGATCACGCTTCAAGGTGCTCGATAATCTCTATACTTATTTGACTTTGATATTAGGAATCCTTGATCTgttctattaatattaaagGTCTGTGTTCATGATTAGCTGCTGTTGGTGGTATATAACTTTCTAGTTTTGCATCTAGATTCTAGATCCTTGTTTCATAAAATTCTGCACAAGATGTCTTGTTCTATAGAATCTTGCTCTTTCATGATTTATGCAATGAGCTCAGAAGTAAGAAGTTGGTGTATTAAAGGTTTTTTCTTACTTGGATGACAATGTACGTGTGGGTATTAAGGTTCCTTGTCTCTCACTACTGATGCACATGGTCCTTGCACATCTCCTGGATATCATACAACTACAACATGCTTTTCTCCATTGATGTTAACTCTGTATAGTTATTAGACTGATTGCTTATTTGTACTTCTGAGATGTTGCTATGCATACTGAAGAGGAAACGTTGTAAATGCCGAATGGTTAACTCAGCAAGATTTTTTCGGTTAAACAtttgatttatgattttttactctctctatctGGGAGAAATCTTTGCTCCTTTAAGATTGTTGCTCTTGGTATGTTATGGTCTTGAATCCCTTCGAGGTAGATTGTTCGATATATATGCTGTTTATGTTTCCGTTTATTGGGATGGAATGATGAATAAgcttgatattttttcttctggCAGTTGCAACTGCAATCTTTAATGGAAACCTTAAGTTCGACAGAACCTCACTACATCAGGTGTGTCAAACCAAATCACGTGCTGAAGCCCTCGATTTTCGAGAATCTTAATGTGATTCAGCAACTGCGGTGTGGTGTAAGTATTTTTTATCTCAACACTTAGGAATGCAAATTTTATAGAGTTAAGATTTGTTCTGTCAAGCTCTGTGGTGTAAAGTTTAACTATCATATAGGGTGTTCTTGAGGCTATCAGAATCAGTTGTGCTGGATACCCCACCAGACGTACATTTGACGAGTTTCTTCTACGATTTGGTGTTCTTGCCCCTGAAGTTTTCGAAGGAAAGTAAGTCTCTTTCAACTGCTTAAGTAGATTCTCCTTTTGGCCTGAGCGCTTATCTCCTTGCACCCTGCTCTGATTTTTCGCCGATGATtatagtttttcttttatcttaaaGTAAACACAATCTTTATTCTGCAGCTCTGATGACAAGGTCGCATGTCGGATGATTTTGGATAAAATGGGATTGAAGGGATATCAGGTAGATTTCATGATACTTTGGTTATAGTACTAAATATTACTGCAAAACTGTATCATTATTTACTCCCATCTTACTATCATGCATATCCTTTCGGGAATAATTTGCCGATTGTTTGGTATATGGAATCTGACATGTTCATGTGCACTAACATAAATAGGCGTATTAGTTGAGGAGCCACACTATGTACTAAGACTTTAAAAGTCTTAGGGCATGgagtcattttctttgttttcttggtTCACAATCGTGCTCTGAAGATATAGCGGATGACGTTGGTGTATGCTTGTTTTCAGTTAGGTAAGACAAAAGTGTTTCTACGAGCTGGTCAGATGGCTGAGCTAGATGCGAGGAGAGCAGAAGTTCTTGGAAATGCAGCCAAAACAATTCAAAGACAAATTCGTACCTATATTTCTCGGAAAGAGTTTGTCTCATTGCGCCATGCTGCCATCCTTTTACAATCTTCTTGGAGAGGTAACTCTTTATTAACCACTCTTTTGGTGGAAAGTTTATATTACAATCTTCTTCAAGACGTAATCTTGAGCATCTTcatattgttatttatatGCAGCCATCAATTTGATCGTGTTCATCTGCTTTACTGTGCttctataataaattatggaaataACAACTTTTTCTTGTATTTTCAGCTATATCTGCTCGCAAACTCTATGAAGAATTGCGGGCTGAAGCCGCCTCACTGAAGATTCAGAAGAACTTCAGGTGTCATACTGCTCGGAAATCCTACCAGAACTTGCAGCGTTCTGCTATCATAGTGCAGACTGGCATGAGAGCTATGATTGCTCGCAATGAATTCAGATTCAGGAAACAAACTAAGGCTTCAATCAGGATTCAGGTCTTGTTTACTCTTACTGGAAAAcccaacaaaataaacacGAACCCGAATCATCAAGGGAATCGGTCTTTTGGCAACTTTTTAAGCATTATTTTGCTGCTCTTTATGCAGGCTCACGTGCGCTGTCATAGAGAATATTCTTACTACAGGAGTCTCCAGAAGGCTGCCATCGTTACCCAATGTGGTTGGCGCCAACGAGTAGCACGCAAAGAGCTCAGAATGCTTAGAATGGTTCTCCTCAATCCTTGAAGAgatttatttctcattttcttgcAATGGTTTTTTTCTTGTGCTTTAGTTGGTATTTTCCCATTCGTCAGGCTTCAAGAGAAACCGGAGCCCTGAAAGAAGCCAAAGACAAGCTAGAAAAGAAAGTGGAGGAGCTTACATGGCGCTTGCAGTTTGAGAAGCGACTTAGGGTATTCAGTTTGGCATTTTTGAATGATGCCTCCTCCGAATATACAAAACATGACCATCTCTGTGTCCATTTCTCTTGATAATTGCAGACAGAGTTGGAGGAAACAAAAGCGCAGGAAACTGCAAAACTACAGGAGGCTTTGAAATCAATGCAAAAACAGGTAGAGGAAGCAAATGCCAGAGCATTAAAAGAACGAGAAGCTGCGAGAAAAGCAATTGAAGAAGCTCCTCCAGTCATTAAAGAAACCCCAGTAATGGTTCAAGACGTGGCAAAAATTGATGCTTTGACAGCCGAGATACAGATTCTGAAGGTAAGACTTACTAAAACAGAATAAGTACATGCTGTACATCGACATGGACTAGACACTTCGATAGATGCTGCTATCATCTCTTGCTCTTAACTATTTcgctaaattttattttagttagtttatttctgAAATTTCCATATATGCACCGGATTCTTTAGTGGCGTGACTATTCAACTTATGTGGCAATGGCTTCACATTAATGGGATATTTATCCTTCTTTTTAGAAAGAACATATCTCCTtcgaataatttaattaaatctagtTGATTTTGTGAGTTTGTCAATCTTATGATGCCATCCATCTTCCAAAGAATAAAGACATGGACGTGTAACTTTGCATTATAACCAACTTTTTTATACATACAGGCTTCCCTGCAGTCAGAAAAAGTCACCGCAGAAGAGGCCAAAAGGGCTTGCTCAGATGCCGAGActagaaatataaatttgacaaaaaagcTTGAGGAAGCAGAGGGCAAAGTGGATCAGCTTCAAGATTCCATACAGAGGTAATTTGATTAACTTTCTTTAGGatttataaaacataaaacatttCTTGAGCAAGTAACCATGCACCATTTCTTGAACAATTACCCAAAAAACAAGTATATCATCTGTTTTGGTTGCTCACCTTGGTCAAAGAGGGGAGAAAGCTATAACTTATGTTTTCTTAGTTATCTTGCTTTTGGTATACAGTTATATTTATTCACCACTTTTTGTTTTCCTCTGCAGGCTCGAGGAGAAGCTATCGAACTCCGAGTCCGAGAATCAAGTGCTTCGTCAACAAGCTTTGACCATGTCACCAACTGGGAAGGCTATATCTGCCCGACCCAGGACAACTATATTTCAGGTATTGagatttgatttcttttcaTTGTATTACTAGTTGCTGGTGGagatattctaattttgtgcTATGATGTTACAGAGAACACCGGAGAATGGTAAAGTTCTTAATGGAGGAACAAAATCTGCACATGTAAGAGTACATCACTGTTTTTggtaaatataaataggaCGTTTTGATGTTTCTGGAGTGCTTAAGTCTATTGCCTGTGATAGGAAACCCCACTGGCTATGGCTAATCCCAAGGAGCCTGAATCCGAGGAAAAACCTCAGAAGTCTCTCAATGATAAGCAGCAAGTAAGTGTACAAGTGTCTCCTTTATATGTTGCGTATGATTTATACGTTATACATGTCTCCTTATATCTTGTTGGTTTCCACAGGAGAACCAGGACCTCCTGATAAAGTGTATCACTCAAGATTTGGGATTTTCTAGTGGCAAACCCATTGCTGCTTGTGTCATTTACAAATGCCTTCTCCACTGGAGGTCATTTGAGGTGGAGAGAACCGGTGTGTTTGACCGCATCATTCAAACCATTGGATCATCGGTAGACGTGAGTAACTGAATGTCGATCTATATTTGATGCTACTTTCAGCTCGTTTTCATCatagaaattataaattgaatttcttTTTGAAGGTTGCTGATAACAACGATGTCCTAGCCTATTGGTTATGCAATACATCTACACTGCTGATGCTGCTCCAACATACACTCAAAGCAAGTGGGGCAGCTAGCTTGACCCCTCAAAGGCGAAGGTCGTCATCGGCTTCTCTTTTAGGAAGGATGTCTCAAGTATACACCTACCCTTTAGTTTCACTCAATTCTCATGTCCATCCTACCTAAATATTCTGATTCATTTGCATGTGTAATCTATTTCTCTTATGAAGGGATTGAGGGCATCCCCTCAAGGTGCTGCTGGACTTTCGTTTCTCAATAATCGGTTGCTTGGTAAACTTGATGACTTGCGGCAAGTTGAGGCGAAATATCCTGCCTTGTTGTTCAAGCAGCAGCTTACTGCTTACCTCGAGAAGATATACGGAATGATCAGGGACAATCTAAAGAAAGAGATTTCCCCTTTCATTGGTTTGTGCATCCAGGTAACTCTAGACATATTTGAGCAGGTCGTTAACGCAACCGTAATCCAGTTTATGAGTGATGTTTTGTTGACTGTTCCAATCTTACCTTCTTCCTTTATTCTGTTATGGTTGAATGTGAAGATATGTTAGATATCATCATTCATTTCTCCTTGTATTTTGCCTgaaattattttccaatgCAGGCCCCTCGAACATCTCGTTCAAGTTTAGGTAAAGGACGTTCCCAAGCTAATGCCGTTGCTCAACAAGCGCTTATTGCTCACTGGCAGAGCATCGTAAAGTGCCTAGATAAGTACTTGAAGGCGATGAATGCAAATTATGtaagattaaaattaactCCAAACACCCTCAACATACTTTTCCGACTATCTCTATTACATCTGTACTATTCGTTAATGCTATCACAACATCGTCATAGGTTCCTGCATTCCTTGTGCGGAAGGTCTTTGCTCAAACATTCTCATTTATCAATGTCCAATTATTCAACAGGTAAGTCTATTAAATCCTTATTTTCTGGCGATGTGGCTCTtgtaataactttttttttttcgttcaAATGTTTCAGTCTTCTTTTACGACGCGAGTGCTGCTCATTCAGTAATGGCGAGTATGTGAAAGCCGGGCTGGCTGAATTAGAGCAATGGTGTTGTCATGTAACTGAGGAAGTAAGGTTTCATTTGCATAGTTTTCTGTTATTTACCCACCTCCTCTTGGCTCAATCGTGTCTTCTGTTATGCAGTATGTCGGCTCATCTTGGGATGAACTGAAGCATATCAGACAGGCTGTTGGTTTTTTGGTATGAATCAGTTTCTCGTCTCCCATTTCAGGCATAAGTTTCTTTTCGAACGGAACTCTTAccctttttttatctttctttgcAGGTTATACATCAAAAGCCCAAGAAGACATTAAATGAAATCACGAATGAGCTTTGCCCAGTGAGTGACAATCCCGTTGCCCAGCTCTGTTTCTGCGTCCAAAGTAGTCTACTTTTCATGTATCATGAAACTTGGGTCTTTTCCATATTTGCAGGTTTTAAGCATACAACAAATATACAGGATTAGCACAATGTATTGGGACGACAAATATGGCACCCATAGCGTTGCTCCGAATGTAAGTCAGTTCCCTAACTTGTCTTCCCCACTCGACTGATATTCACTTAGTGCTTCACGCATAATTATGGCTTTCTTGATGTTCGCACACAGGTCATTTCGAGCATGAGGGTCATGATGACGGAGGACTCCAACAACGCTCTGAGCAGCTCATTCTTGCTAGACGACGACTCAAGGTAATTACTATCCCTCCATCCCGACTTAATTGATGCATTTGCTTTTGGCACGGGAGTGAGTTAAGGACGGGTGTTTAGCAAGTTAAGTGCAAAGATAATAAATTAggagagtaaaaaaaataagagagagaagagaataTAAGTTAGTAATTTTTGCCTAAAGTGAAAACGTGTCTCTTAGCTTGGAAAGTCTCAATAAGGAATACGAATCACTTACCTagggacggaagaagtatttACTTGCGCAATCGAGAGCAGTGAATTTTCTAGTGTATGTAGTAGTACCCTGAAACTCATTTCCATCCTCGAACTTTTGCAGCATTCCATTCTCCACGGACGACCTGTCGAAATCCATGCCAACCGTAGAAGTGGCTGATGTCGAGCCTCCCCCATTGATCCGCGAGAACTCAGGCTTCGTCTTCTTGCACCAACGATCTGATTGAATCCGCTGCAAGTGAACCATTATGCAGCTATTTTGTGCATACACTTGGACTATTATAAGTAAATTGTACTATTATCATTGTTACAATTTGCTGGGATAACAGTCAGTTGTTTTGTCtgtaaattcaaattttttgtcGCCTCCCAACTTTTCAACTGTGAGGAGACATTATTAGAAGTTAGAAGATTGTATTGTTTTTGTGATCTTGATGGGCATTGGGCAAGGTATGCTTGCCATGTTTAATGTTTTGGTGTAAAAAAGTGAGAAgttgtgtttatttatttgttttatcttgTGATAGTGctattgtttatttgttgttaGTCTCAAATTTGGAATTTCAGTGTAAGGGTATTGTAATTTTCTTGTTTCGTGGACATTTTGTGACATGCCTatgtaatatttatatgtaaataatatattccGTAAGGTTGATTTAtaagtacattattttataattttgtccTAGAAAATTTGGTAgcttaaaacaaataaaaagatgtttgAAATTATTCCCATTATAGTGTCCTAAACtctcataaaattttagttttgtatagtactattattataaaatctgCTTGTAAAGTAAagtatcaaattattaatttgttgcaACCAATCAAAATTGAACGATGATACGACTTGATAACTTTTTTCGTGGTATATTATTAGCCGTCAATAGAAACATCacattattgaaaaaattaacctAATATAGTATACTACTGCCCCCGTTCCAcattaatagagtcatttcattttctgcactcattttaaaaaaaataatatgagagggagtaaagtaagagagcgaataatgtagagaagagtcttatctacaatattctctcttattttactttttctccactttaactatttataattattttttcaaaataagtgtgcaaaatgaaatgcctctattactatggaacggatgaagtataaaATATAACGTCATTTCGCTACCTAAATTGTGACATTTAAGTAAGTTTCAAGCACATTTCAATAGTTCACTAATTTACGAATATATATGCAGGGGTGCGTTAGAATGATAaccatatttatggtgataacctaataacctaTCATTCTATGGAcgaaataaatactccatcattttatagtgtataaatactatttttagtaaaaatccataaaaaaaattttactaaaaatggtatttatacactataaaatgatgaaatatttatttcgtCCGATAGGTTATTAGgctatcaccataaatatcaGTTATCATATGATCACGTCCCTATACATGcaaattatcttatttattagaCAATTGTcttaggagtattaattaaatatatgaaatacaAATTGACAATgcttataaattaataactcaaaagtcaataataattttaaattatccaATTGTGCTTTCATCGTCGTAGAAAGATTACCAAAGATAGCTGCACCATTTTCATACCACAATGACACAGATCAACCAAAATGCGATCGTCTGATCCGAATCTCGAGATCGTTGCATTTCAATTCATATTGCTCTAGCTTCTGATTTTGATCCATTTACGCAGTTGATCGATTCACAGAGATCATCGCATTGCAATTCATCCATTTAGTCAGTTGATCAGCGACATGACTGAGGTGATTTCAGATCAATTTGCAAGCGCTTAATTCCACCTCTTTCGTTTTTGTCGATGCTATATTTGATTAACTATACAGCTACATTATTCACTAGTTAAATATGTGAAATTGAAACCACGTACATTTTCGATACATTGTGTGATTTGATCGATCAAATCGCATCTGCAATTCTCGTAATTTCTACATTGTTTGGCATGCAATCGATGTGCATAGGTTGAGGCGAATAATGGATCGAAAAATGTGGTGGATTTGGGGTTTGATGTTGGCGAATTGACACTGGAAGATGATGCAGCCAGGTTCAAAATTC is drawn from Salvia hispanica cultivar TCC Black 2014 chromosome 6, UniMelb_Shisp_WGS_1.0, whole genome shotgun sequence and contains these coding sequences:
- the LOC125197474 gene encoding myosin-17-like yields the protein MASLVNIIVGSHVWVEDPALAWIDGEVIRIDGQDVHVQTTNGKKVVANIAKVFPKDTEAPPGGEDDMTKLSYLHEPGVLQNLATRYELNEIYTYTGNILIAINPFQRLPHLYDTHMMEQYKGAALGELSPHVFAIGDVAYRAMVNEGKSNSILVSGESGAGKTETTKMLMRYLAHLGGRSGVEGRTVEQQVLESNPVLEAFGNAKTVRNNNSSRFGKFVEIQFDKNGRISGAAIRTYLLERSRVCQISDPERNYHCFYLLCAAPPEEREKYKLESPETYHYLNQSKCYKLDGVNDTEEYLATRRAMDIVGISEEEQDAIFKVVAAILHLGNIEFAKGKEIDSSVIKDEKSRFHLNMTAELLKCDVKNLEDALIKRVMVTPEEIITRTLDPEAALGSRDALAKTIYSRLFDWIVEKINTSIGQDPHSKAIIGVLDIYGFESFKHNSFEQFCINFTNEKLQQHFNQHVFKMEQEDYEKEEIDWSYIEFVDNQDVLDLIEKKPGGIIALLDEACMFPKSTHETFAQKLYQTFAKNQRFIKPKLSRTSFTISHYAGEVTYMADLFLDKNKDYVVAEHQDLLTASKCTFVAGLFPALPEESSKSSKFSSIGSRFKLQLQSLMETLSSTEPHYIRCVKPNHVLKPSIFENLNVIQQLRCGGVLEAIRISCAGYPTRRTFDEFLLRFGVLAPEVFEGNSDDKVACRMILDKMGLKGYQLGKTKVFLRAGQMAELDARRAEVLGNAAKTIQRQIRTYISRKEFVSLRHAAILLQSSWRAISARKLYEELRAEAASLKIQKNFRCHTARKSYQNLQRSAIIVQTGMRAMIARNEFRFRKQTKASIRIQAHVRCHREYSYYRSLQKAAIVTQCGWRQRVARKELRMLRMASRETGALKEAKDKLEKKVEELTWRLQFEKRLRTELEETKAQETAKLQEALKSMQKQVEEANARALKEREAARKAIEEAPPVIKETPVMVQDVAKIDALTAEIQILKASLQSEKVTAEEAKRACSDAETRNINLTKKLEEAEGKVDQLQDSIQRLEEKLSNSESENQVLRQQALTMSPTGKAISARPRTTIFQRTPENGKVLNGGTKSAHETPLAMANPKEPESEEKPQKSLNDKQQENQDLLIKCITQDLGFSSGKPIAACVIYKCLLHWRSFEVERTGVFDRIIQTIGSSVDVADNNDVLAYWLCNTSTLLMLLQHTLKASGAASLTPQRRRSSSASLLGRMSQGLRASPQGAAGLSFLNNRLLGKLDDLRQVEAKYPALLFKQQLTAYLEKIYGMIRDNLKKEISPFIGLCIQAPRTSRSSLGKGRSQANAVAQQALIAHWQSIVKCLDKYLKAMNANYVPAFLVRKVFAQTFSFINVQLFNSLLLRRECCSFSNGEYVKAGLAELEQWCCHVTEEYVGSSWDELKHIRQAVGFLVIHQKPKKTLNEITNELCPVLSIQQIYRISTMYWDDKYGTHSVAPNVISSMRVMMTEDSNNALSSSFLLDDDSSIPFSTDDLSKSMPTVEVADVEPPPLIRENSGFVFLHQRSD